The Acetonema longum DSM 6540 genome segment CCAACACGCTTTATTGGTCCTGGCCGGCTAAAACAGGGGGTTTTTCAGTGGTTTCGGACGGTTCTCTTGTTACGCCCGTGCAATCACGCTTTGACTGATACCCGTCAACCTGGCAATCTGCCTGGTCGATATTCCTTCTACTTTTTTAATTCGCCGAAGGAGCTCATCCCGCTTTTCTTTTTCTATGGTTTGAAGCTCAACAGGTATGCTGACCTTGGCTATGTTTTGTATGGCGAGTTTGGCGTCTTGATCGGTTAATTTATACGAGGTGTAACTCATTACGGCTGTCTCTTCTGGTTTTTCGTTCATAAATTGCTTGAATCGATTGAGAGCAATTTCTGGCTCAGAAGAAAATATCCCAAGGGCAAAAGCGGTGTCGATCCAGTCGCTGCCTTCGACATAGTGGCGGTAACTGCTCCAAGGATAGGTTTCTATTGTTCCTTCTCCGGACTTAAGGGGATTTTGATGAATATACCGTAAAACCGTTAAAAAGTATTCATCGGTTTCTACTGCTTCACTTTTAAATCGATCTTGGAATAGGTGCCCATAGCGGCCATATTTTCGATTATACCAGGAGACATAGCTTACACCAATTCGTTTCATGACATGGGCAACGGGTTCCTGGCTTTCTTGAAGCATCAGGTGGATATGGTTATACATCAGGCAATATCCGTAGATGCTATACTGGCTGATTTCTTTGTAATGTGCTAAGTACCACAGAAATTTTTGGTTGTCTTCTTCGTCTTCAAAAATAACTTGCTTGTTTATACCTCGCAGGATGATATGGTAGATTCCGCTTTGGCTAGGTTGTCGGGCTTTTCGGGGCATTCGTCATCACCTCTATTTTGATAGTATCACTTTATTTTTCACGTGTCAACAGAACCGTCCCCTCGAGTCTATCACCTGCCGTATATTCGATATCGGTCAAACCGACGGTCAAATGTGCATATCTCGATATGACCCTACTCAATTATCCAGCAGCAATCAATGTGTCAGACCACTTTTTGCTTTTTTCCACAAACAAATCCAGAGAGATGTGGATAACGGTCATATCAATGCCTAAAAGAGTCACAAGGGGAAGGTTTAACCATCCTCTTGCCGCTGCTCTCTCAGGCAATTAGATTCACTGTATATCTCTTACATACGTTTTATCCCCATTAGGAGATCAGATTGAGGATAACCCTCATCAGCAATCTTCACTGAGCTTCCTAATATATCTAATCATCCCCATTTGGATGCTAGCATCCTTAATGGATGGCAAGAGAACCGTTCCCTTGCCATTCTAGAGGATATCACTATGACGATATAAGACGAACCGGGGGTATCGCAACATTTTTAATGTCTCGATACCCCGGTTTATTTTAAATCACATCGAAAATTTTCCCCGGATTCAAAATCAGGTTAGGATCTAACGCTTTTTTAATGGCCCGCATCATGTTCAGTTCCACCGGGGAAGTATATTCCTGCATCAGCTGCTTGCGCTTGTAGCCGATGCCGTGCTCGCCGGATAGCTTGCCGCCCAGGCGGTAGACTATTTTATACAGGTCATGCTGCATGGCTTCGATCTTGCTGTCCCACTCCGCGTCCGGCATCCTGCCTTTGAGGATATTGAGGTGAATGTTGCCGTCGCCGGCATGGCTAGCCACCCGTGCAGCCAAACTGTGCTTTTGGCTGAGTTTGGTGATTTCGCTCATCATCTCCGGGATCTGATCCACTGGCACTACAATATCCTCTTTGTCCATGATCAGACTTTCGTGACGCACTGCCTCGGCAAAGGCTTTGCGGGCCCGCCAGATTTTTACGGGATCGGCCACCAGCACGCTGAGGGCACCGTTCTGATTACAAAGCTCATCCAGCAGGATGCTTTTGTCATCCAGGGCATCTTCCGAGTCGGCTTCTACCTGGATGATGATGTAGTTGCCCTGATCGCTGGCGGGAAGTTTTTCATTGAGGAAAGACTCCACGCTTTTAATCGTAATATTGTCCATAAATTCCACGCAGGTAGGAGTGACTCCGGCTTTGATGATTTTGTTCACGATGGCAATGGCGGAATCAACGTCAGGGAAAACAGCCAGCAGGTCAGTCACATACCGGGGCAAAGGCATCAGCTTCAGGGTGATTTGAGTCACAATGCCCAAGGTCCCCTCGGAACCGATCATCAGCTGTTCCAGGCAATAACCGGTGGTATTTTTAGCCAGGCGTCCGCCCAGATTGATGATCTCACCCAGCGGCGTCACCACTTCCATGCCGTAAACCTGCTGACGGGTAGTACCGTATTTGACGGCCTTGTTACCGCCGGCGTTAGTGGCCACATTGCCGCCAATGAAGCAGCTGTCGCCGCTGCAGGGATCGCCGGCATAAAACAGACCTTGCTCTTTGGCCGCTTTCTGAACGTCATCCGTCCTCATACCGGGCTCCACGACCATATATAAGCTGTCAGTGTTGATTTCCAGAATTTTGTTCATGCGTTCCAAACTCAGCACAATACCGCCGTGAATCGGCACTGCGCCGCAGGCCAGCCCGGTGCCGGCCCCCCGGGGCACTACGGGGATGAGTTCCCGATTGGCCAACTTCATGATGGCGGCAACTTCTTCGGCTGTTTGCGGCAATACCACCACCTCCGGCAGATGGTGATAGCGGGTTTCAGTCACTTCATCATGAGAGTAAGGCTCTATTTTCTCCTGGTCAGTCATTACATTCCTGGCGCCGACAATTTCAACAAGTTCTGCGATAATTTGCGATGAAACGGATTTATATTTATTCAACCTTACACCCCTCCTTGATAAGAATTATAATCCAGTCCTGACTCCCAGTGCAAGCTCATCGGCAGCCCGAATCCGGGACCGTTTCCTATTGCACCACACCAATCCAACTCCAGTACGTAAACACCATCAACGTCATGAACACGCAGGCCAAAACGCTCATTACGGCGCCGGTCTTCATCAGTTCCCCGCTGGTGATGTGGCCGGTGCCCATGGCAACGGCGTTGGGCATATTGCTGACCGGCAGCAGATATTGGTGCTGCATATTCATGCCCAAAATCAGGGCAAATACCAGCGGGTCGGCCTTAATGGCAACCGCATGAGCAATGACGATCGGCGTCAAAGCAGTGGTTTTGGGTCCGCCACCGGTGAAAAATACCTGGAGAAGAGTAACCACCCAAATGAGAATGACGATTTGCAGACCATGGGACATAGCGGCAATCGGTCCCAGCATGGTTCCGGCCAGCCATTTGGCGGCACCGGAAGTGACCAGGGCAGTCCCCATGGATAAGCCGGCGCCATACAGCACGAAAATATTCCAGGGGACTCTTTGCTGCGCTTCTTTCCAGGGCATAATGCCCCTGGCCGGCCACAGGAGCAGGATCACAGCCAGCAAGCCCACAATGGCAACATTCACCTTATGCAGGGAATCTGTAGCCCAAAGGACCAGGGTAAACAGAAAAATGACCAGGGTATATTTCTCGGGTGCCGTCAGTTTTCCCATGGCTGCCAGTTCTTTCTGGATGTAAGTCTGACCTTGCCCCAGATTGCCGATTTCCGGCGGCCACATGACTTTCAGAACATACACAGAGAGGCAAGCCAGGATAAAAGCAGGCGGTCCGCCGATCTTAAACCAGTCGGACCAGGAAATGACCTGCTTAGTTGCAGATTGAATCAAACCTACGGTAATGGGATTGCCTACGTGGGCAGTCATTACCCCGATGCTCATCATGGTGCCGCTCATGGCCACAATGAAAATCAGCGCTTTGACAATATTGCTCTGTCCCTGCTTGGCATCAAACGCCTGGCCTATGCCTAAGATAATCGGCAGCATTAACAGAGTCCTGGCCGTAATAGACGGCACCAGAAAACTCATTACGGCCATGACCGCCGCCACGGCCCAGTAAACCCTGACCGCAGCTCCTCCTGCCAGATTGACCAATAGCAGGGCAACCCGCTTGGAAAGACCGGACTTTTCCATACAACCGGCCATAATGAAACCAATGACAATCAGCCACAAAGAAGTATTGGCGTAGCCGCTGAAAGCGCCATTTAAATCAGTAGCTTTCAGCGCCGCCAGCAAAAATACGATTACCATTGAGCTAAGCGCATCTTCCAAGGCCTGAGTAACCCAAACAATAATAGCAAATACGGCGATCCCCAGCGTGGCTTTACCGGCAGCTTTTAAACCGGTGATTTCCGGCGTCAGCCACACAATCCCGGCCAGACAGGAAAAAGCCACCATAAGCTGCCACCATTTTTTCGCGGGCACATTCCATTCCTCCCATATATTGAATATTACCTATCGATTGTATGCTTGTATACATGTATATAGGTATAAAGTTTAGTGGGAAGGCAAAAGATTGTCAATATTAAATGCAATTTACATAAAATTAGATTTTTTCACTCTTTTTTTTCGACAGCCTGTCATCGGTATAATAAAAAACCGTTAAACGCTTTATCGCATTTAACGGAAGGGATATTGTTTATGGAAGCTGACAGGGTTACGATCTGTGCGGAATTACGCCCCGGACATGAAACGGATCAACCATTGCAAGCAGCAAAGTACTCCGTTAACTGGAGGACTCCTTCCTTCATGGCCAGAGATCGTTCGATCATATATTCCACTGCCTGCACATATTGCATAAATCTAGCCTGGTCGTTCTGGGCATGCAACTGAAAGAGGCGTTCCATGATACGAGTAATCAGGTCCACCGTAGCCTCGAACTGTATGACGTGCATGCTGCCTTCGGTTGTCCCCTGCTCAATGATCCTCAAAAAAAACNGACCCAAGCATTTCATAGCCTCTCTGCTCGATTCGTTCCAGCAGATGAAAGTGTTTTTCCGGGAACAAATAGCGGAAAACCCTGCTGTTTCCCTGTTTTCCCGGATGCATGGAGACCCTGAAAAGCGCCTGGAACATCAGCCGCAGTTGCTGCGGCGCCGGCTGGCAGCGGTCGATTTTATCACATTCCCGCATGATCATGGTAAAATAACGGACGGCAATGGCATCGAGGATTTCTTCCTTGGTTTGAAAATAGTAATAGAAAGTCCCCTGGGCCACCCCGATCTTTTTGACAATGTCACTGACCGAGGTTTTATCGTAACCATTAGTCAGAAACAGCTCTTCCGCCGCGTCAATCAGTTCATTGGTACGCTCCTGGGGATCTTTTGTCACTCTTGCCATAAAAACCACCTCTACCATTCGACTGACTATCAGTCAACAACAGTATATGCAGATCCCTTCTATCTGTCAATGGGTTTTGCTTTATGTAAGGCGAAATCTAATCCAGCTTTATCACTTGGATGTTTGGTTTTTTTCCTTTATATATGCGGGGATGTTGAACGCCGATATGCTGTATGGTTCTTAGGCTGCCGTACTCAAACGCCTCTGTCAGATGAATCGAATGATCCTGATTCGTATCAGCCGGGCCTGCCAGTCCTTCGATGAAATATTGGGTGAATATGCCCAGGGTCAAGCCTTTAAATGAATCGTCATAGGCGGTTTCCGCATAGTCAGAGGAAACGATCACGGTAAAGCCATACATGCTCAAATCTCTGAATGCCCGATAAGGGCGTTTGGCGCGGGATCTCTCAGAAAAGGTGTGGATTGTCTGATACCCGCGATTTTTGGAATAGCTGGGATCAATGATCACGGTCACGGTTGCCGGCAGTTTTTTTAAGATCATGGATAATTCCGAGGTGGTTACATGGCTTGCTTTGTCATAGCCGGCATCATAAGGGATCAGTGTCTCTTCGTACATATATTCGGAGCGGCCCCGGGCCAAGGTGCGGTCCGCATCGTATGACTGCCAATAAACCTGATTATAACCGCCGTGTCCGGAATAATAGATGATGAGATGATCTTCTGTCGTTAACAAGGCCTGATAACTGTATAGCTTGGCAGTAATGGCTCTTTTAGTCGCTCGGCTGTCGGTTAAAACAGCCACATCCTGCGCTTTACCTGAGAAGAACGCACCAAAAGCTTCGGCGTTTAGCAAGGGCGATTTTAACTCCGGCATATATTTGTACCGGCTGATCCCTATTGCCAATACATAGGGGGCGCGAGACGACGCAGCCGCGGGTTGGTCCGCCGCACCGGCCAGGACGGTTCCGCCAACCGGATTTATGCTGAGACAGATCAGGGCCGTCACTATATATTTTATCATTTTTTTCATAAAACAGGCTCCTCCCTCAGTGATTCCCAATCAATCCTGCCCGGTATGGACATTATATTGAAACTCAGATGTTCCCCGTTCAATATCATAGACCATTTTTTCCGAACGAATCCACCTCTTGTTGACTTGACAGGCCTTTACATTCTCTTCGAATGAAATTTGCCGCAACGTTCCGTCATAAACGGCTGTGTCACTATACACCTCGGCGCCGCCGGTTTCTACAAACAAAACGCCTTCAGCAAAAGTCAAGGCCCCATCACCGTCAGACTGATAATAAAACGAGCCTGCCGTCATGTCGCCGGCTTTCATGGATAGCCTGGCCTCTTTCATCCGAAAAGTATTGTTTGTTACTGCAGCGGCATTAGACGCCTCATTCCGGTACGCCCCCTGAGGCGCTGATATTGTAATGGCGTCGGCCGGGTCGCTATTCACCTGGTAGATCAGATCACCGAACCAGAAAACCTGTTGCGAATCCGGGTAAAAAACAAATTTTCGGGCGGTAATGGCGTCGCCATTTTCCCGCATAATCCGGACGTCAGAGCCTTTCAGTTCATGGTTCTTGGCATTCCAAACGGCTTGTCCGACAGTTAGGGTCATGGTATCCATCATAAAGGTGATTCCCTCGGGGAAATCCACGTCACCGCTTAAAATATTATGATGGGCAGTCGAGGCGATAAAACGGACGGGGGCCGCCTGTTTACGAAAAAAATGGCCTTCTTCAATATCAACAATGGTGGCCAGTGACTCCCCCTCTTTTTGTATGCTGTTGACCCTGGCCTGCCACTGCAGCTGCCCGCTGTGCCAGCCTGCTACGCGAGAATCCTCCACAATCATTTTTTCTTTAACCGTCGGCGCCGGAACCAAAGGGTCGTCGGCAAGACCACCAAAAACAAAGAGAGCGATGAAAGGCAGGGCAATCACGATCACGCTGAATTGTTCCGCTGACAGGTTCAGGTCTTTCCTACTTCGCATGTTTCATATTCCTCATAGTCCGGCCTGGTTAGGGATTTTTAAAGATGAGTTCGGCAAAATACAATTTCTCTTCCGGATAAAATGACAGTATCAAATCACGACAATGGTATTTTCGAGTCAGCCAAATACCGGAAACCACGGACACGTTGGACATTCTTTCAACCTTTACGCCATAAGACCAAATATCGGACAATACTCCCTCCAGATTGACCGAGGCCTCCGTCACCGCCTGGCGTTGAGTCTCATACTTCATTTGGATATACCCCGTCAGGGCGCTGTCGGGATTAAAGGTCAGATAGGCATGGTATTGATTCCATTCTTCCAAATAGGTGTCGTAGGCCGCGGAAACACTCCAATTCCAGAAGGGAAAGGTCCGGCCCTCCAGAGTCAGAGCGGTTACGGCTGCGGTATCCTCGGAAAAATTATGCTCCCCTTCTATTTTAAAGCGGTAATCTTCATCAAAGACATAATTCATGTCCCAGGTAGCCTTTTCTACATCCCTATATAGCCTGGTTTGATAAACCGAATTGTAGCCCTTGGCTGATTCCCGGGTCACGCCGGTAGTGAAATAAATTTGCCGGTTCAGGTTGATGAGAAAATTGGCGGAATGCCGCGTGTTGGTCATTCTGTTGTCATCGCTGAATACCGTCTCGGTTGCATTGGCGGTATGCAGAAAAAATATCTGATCGCTTAGCTTCACCGGCAGGGAACGATAGGAAACTTCCATATCGGTTTGCTGCACCCGCGGCCGGTCTCTCCAGGAAACCTGCGAGGTGGCCAGGGCATACTGGAAGGGTGAGTCGGAGATCGTTCTTAGACT includes the following:
- a CDS encoding transposase; translation: MPRKARQPSQSGIYHIILRGINKQVIFEDEEDNQKFLWYLAHYKEISQYSIYGYCLMYNHIHLMLQESQEPVAHVMKRIGVSYVSWYNRKYGRYGHLFQDRFKSEAVETDEYFLTVLRYIHQNPLKSGEGTIETYPWSSYRHYVEGSDWIDTAFALGIFSSEPEIALNRFKQFMNEKPEETAVMSYTSYKLTDQDAKLAIQNIAKVSIPVELQTIEKEKRDELLRRIKKVEGISTRQIARLTGISQSVIARA
- a CDS encoding FAD-binding oxidoreductase; this translates as MNKYKSVSSQIIAELVEIVGARNVMTDQEKIEPYSHDEVTETRYHHLPEVVVLPQTAEEVAAIMKLANRELIPVVPRGAGTGLACGAVPIHGGIVLSLERMNKILEINTDSLYMVVEPGMRTDDVQKAAKEQGLFYAGDPCSGDSCFIGGNVATNAGGNKAVKYGTTRQQVYGMEVVTPLGEIINLGGRLAKNTTGYCLEQLMIGSEGTLGIVTQITLKLMPLPRYVTDLLAVFPDVDSAIAIVNKIIKAGVTPTCVEFMDNITIKSVESFLNEKLPASDQGNYIIIQVEADSEDALDDKSILLDELCNQNGALSVLVADPVKIWRARKAFAEAVRHESLIMDKEDIVVPVDQIPEMMSEITKLSQKHSLAARVASHAGDGNIHLNILKGRMPDAEWDSKIEAMQHDLYKIVYRLGGKLSGEHGIGYKRKQLMQEYTSPVELNMMRAIKKALDPNLILNPGKIFDVI
- a CDS encoding SLC13 family permease; its protein translation is MPAKKWWQLMVAFSCLAGIVWLTPEITGLKAAGKATLGIAVFAIIVWVTQALEDALSSMVIVFLLAALKATDLNGAFSGYANTSLWLIVIGFIMAGCMEKSGLSKRVALLLVNLAGGAAVRVYWAVAAVMAVMSFLVPSITARTLLMLPIILGIGQAFDAKQGQSNIVKALIFIVAMSGTMMSIGVMTAHVGNPITVGLIQSATKQVISWSDWFKIGGPPAFILACLSVYVLKVMWPPEIGNLGQGQTYIQKELAAMGKLTAPEKYTLVIFLFTLVLWATDSLHKVNVAIVGLLAVILLLWPARGIMPWKEAQQRVPWNIFVLYGAGLSMGTALVTSGAAKWLAGTMLGPIAAMSHGLQIVILIWVVTLLQVFFTGGGPKTTALTPIVIAHAVAIKADPLVFALILGMNMQHQYLLPVSNMPNAVAMGTGHITSGELMKTGAVMSVLACVFMTLMVFTYWSWIGVVQ
- a CDS encoding caspase family protein, which produces MKKMIKYIVTALICLSINPVGGTVLAGAADQPAAASSRAPYVLAIGISRYKYMPELKSPLLNAEAFGAFFSGKAQDVAVLTDSRATKRAITAKLYSYQALLTTEDHLIIYYSGHGGYNQVYWQSYDADRTLARGRSEYMYEETLIPYDAGYDKASHVTTSELSMILKKLPATVTVIIDPSYSKNRGYQTIHTFSERSRAKRPYRAFRDLSMYGFTVIVSSDYAETAYDDSFKGLTLGIFTQYFIEGLAGPADTNQDHSIHLTEAFEYGSLRTIQHIGVQHPRIYKGKKPNIQVIKLD